TCAGGAAAAATACAAGTTTTAAAAAAGTTAAAAAACGTTGCAAATCAAGGTTTAATATTATCAAATTTTAAAAATAATTTTGGTGCTATACTCGAGTTAAATTGTCAAACTGATTTTGTAGCTAAAGATAATTTATTTATTTCATTAGGAAATGAAATAATCTCAACAGCATTATCTAAAAGAATAAAAAAAATTTGTGATATTAACAATTATTTTGAAGAAAAAATAACTGAATTAATTATTAAATTTGGTGAAAATATTAAAATTAATCGATTTAAAACGATAAAGGGTGAGAGTATATATTCTTATGTACATGCAGGTCGTATTGGCGTCTTAGTGAATGCGAATAATTTAAATAAAGACATATTAAAAAATATCACAATGCATATCGCTGCAAGTAAACCTGAATATATTAATCCTAATGAAGTGCCAAAATCTATTTTTGAAAGAGAGTATAATATTCAACTACAATTAGTCAAAAGTTATAAAAAATCTACTCATATATTGCAAAAAATAGTAGATGGTCGCATGAATAAATTTGTAAATAATATTTCATTAATTGGTCAAAGCTTTATAATGGAACCAAATAAAACAGTAGGTCAAGTACTAAAAGAAAACAATGGAAGTATTATATCTTTTATTAGATTTGAAATTGGAGAAGACATTAATAAAAATATTAACTAATAATAATATGATTTTTTTCAATAAAATTGTTTATTTTTTGCAAATGTAAAATATATTTGGATCAAAAAAATGTCTACCAATACAAAATTTATATATCCCCGTATTTTATTAAAAATAAGTGGAGAAGTATTACAAGGAGTGAATAAATTTGGTATTGACGTAAATGCT
This portion of the Buchnera aphidicola (Aphis gossypii) genome encodes:
- the tsf gene encoding translation elongation factor Ts, whose amino-acid sequence is MTEITAELIKKLRLRTGVGFMECKRALVEENGDIELSIDNLRKSGKIQVLKKLKNVANQGLILSNFKNNFGAILELNCQTDFVAKDNLFISLGNEIISTALSKRIKKICDINNYFEEKITELIIKFGENIKINRFKTIKGESIYSYVHAGRIGVLVNANNLNKDILKNITMHIAASKPEYINPNEVPKSIFEREYNIQLQLVKSYKKSTHILQKIVDGRMNKFVNNISLIGQSFIMEPNKTVGQVLKENNGSIISFIRFEIGEDINKNIN